The DNA sequence AAGAGATGATACCCTTTACAAAGATATTGACTCAGATACATTAATAGAAAAATTAGGAGGTTATTTTGATACTAAGTGAAGAACAGATAAAACAAGCTATTCATAGAATCAATGAGCTCCAAAGAGAAACTATTGAAAAAGCTGATAAAATTCAAGGTTCAAAAGAGTATGTTGAAGAACAAATGAAATTATTTAAAGAGGCAGAAGAGTATAGAAAAAAACTCAATGCAATCAAACAACAGCAAAGAATAATTTCTGAACAGTTTGCCAGTTAAAATCTGGTGCCAAATGAGTGCCATTCCCTACCAAAAAATGGCACTCATTTTAAAAAACTAAAAAATTCAAAGCCTGTATTTATGGTATTTAGTGGTATTTGAAGGGGTTGTCCCCAGTTTCCTTTCATCCGCACCATTTGAAGGCACAACGTGCTCTCAGAGACTTTCTTTCTTAACAAAATCACTTAATTTTTTTACTAGGGTATCAATAAAGGGTATCACTCTACTTTATTCTATACTGTTTTTATTTTTTAGTACCAAACTACGTTCCAACTTTTCAAAAGCTTCTAAACGTTTCACTTTATCCATTTTCTCAAGATTAAGCATTTTCCACTTTACCGATGGAAGCTGGTCAATATTCTCGAACGGCAATAGATTCCAAGCAGGATCCCCTTTTTTGAACCCAAGCAAAAATGCTTTATGTCTCTCTGTTAATTTCTGGTGCAGGAGCTTGATCAGTTCTTCTCTTGTATCTGTCAAAATCTCTAACTCTATGGATTCTGTGGTCATACCCACAAATTATTCTTCAAAAGTATGGCTAATGTCTATGAGGTTTGGCTGTAGCAGTTTGGATATGGGTTGACTGGAGCTGATAAGATAAACCATAAACACCTCCATAAGAGAATCACTGATGCCTTCTTTGTCAAGCAATCCTCTTACATCAAAAAAGTCTCTTGGATGCTGACGGTCAAGTGCAGCACATATTTTACCGGCATAGAGATCATCATGATGTACTACAAATGTTTCTGCAAATCCAAATGCTTCTTCTACTTTTGGACTTACCATTTGAACAGTCGGTTCTTTTACTGTTCCTCTCATGACAGGTGATGTCTCTATCTTAATACGCACACCATCTTTTTCAACTTGCAGCTTAGAGAGTGTTCCGTCTCCTCTTTGTTCCAGTCGGTATACTTTTGAACCTCTAAGACTCTTTTCAATGTCCTGTGCAATTCGTTCAAGTGACTCTGCAATATGCTTTAGACTGCTTGTTCTGTCTTCAATGGGCAGATACATCAAGTCAATGTCTACAGAGAGTCTGGGCATATCTCTGACGAACATATTGATAGCTGTCCCACCTTTAAGTGCAAAACATTCTTCATTGTTGATATATGGTAGTGCTTCTAAAAGTAGTTGCACCTGTTTATAGTAAATATTTGAACTGTCAAGCATTAAATTCCTTTGGTACTGTAATCATATAGGTTTTATTATAATTTCCATCTTTTACTATCTGTAATTTTCCTGCTCCTAGATCCAACGTTTTACTGATGTGTTTAGCCCAGGGAAAGCTATAGTAGTTTGCAAAGAAGAGGAACAGTCGTTTTACTTTTCTATTGCTACAGTTTTGCAGTAACTCATTGAGTAGCCGTGGACTCAATGTAGTTAAGGATTCAAATATCTCTGACACAAACTTAAAAGTGATGCCTTTGTCATCCACCTGATAGA is a window from the Sulfurimonas hydrogeniphila genome containing:
- a CDS encoding nucleotidyl transferase AbiEii/AbiGii toxin family protein, whose protein sequence is MLDSSNIYYKQVQLLLEALPYINNEECFALKGGTAINMFVRDMPRLSVDIDLMYLPIEDRTSSLKHIAESLERIAQDIEKSLRGSKVYRLEQRGDGTLSKLQVEKDGVRIKIETSPVMRGTVKEPTVQMVSPKVEEAFGFAETFVVHHDDLYAGKICAALDRQHPRDFFDVRGLLDKEGISDSLMEVFMVYLISSSQPISKLLQPNLIDISHTFEE